The following coding sequences are from one Paenibacillus sp. JDR-2 window:
- a CDS encoding YbaB/EbfC family nucleoid-associated protein: MNNMNQMMKQVKKMQEQMMKAQEELVNKTVEGTAGGGVVTVVANGHKKIISIAIKPEAVDPDDVEMLQDLVLTAVNDVLAKVDEIANQDMGKFTGGMKIPGLF, from the coding sequence ATGAATAACATGAACCAAATGATGAAGCAAGTGAAGAAAATGCAAGAGCAAATGATGAAAGCCCAAGAAGAGCTTGTAAACAAAACGGTTGAAGGTACGGCTGGCGGCGGCGTTGTAACCGTGGTAGCGAACGGCCACAAGAAAATCATTAGCATCGCGATCAAACCTGAAGCGGTAGATCCGGATGATGTTGAAATGCTGCAAGACCTTGTTTTGACGGCCGTTAATGACGTACTGGCAAAAGTAGACGAAATTGCGAACCAAGATATGGGCAAATTCACTGGCGGCATGAAAATTCCTGGCTTGTTCTAA
- the rpmE gene encoding 50S ribosomal protein L31, with the protein MKQGIHPTYHVSNITCACGNTFETGSIKSNLRVEVCSACHPFFTGKQKFLDAGGRVDRFKKKYGI; encoded by the coding sequence ATGAAACAAGGTATTCATCCGACATACCACGTATCCAACATCACTTGCGCTTGCGGTAACACGTTCGAGACTGGTTCGATTAAATCGAATCTTCGCGTAGAGGTTTGTTCCGCATGTCACCCGTTCTTCACGGGTAAGCAAAAGTTCTTGGATGCAGGCGGTCGCGTCGATCGTTTCAAAAAGAAATACGGCATTTAA
- a CDS encoding DUF4179 domain-containing protein, translated as MQQGRQQLKRRKRSRLTLQMAAAAACVLVLLTACIRVSPAFAELVREIPGLNGVVELIKGDSTLTSAMNHEFIQPVNQSQSKNGYTFKVDGIMADQQRIVIFYTAEGPEVSKGANSTEYKIADGNGDPLEAMIGSNYYSIGKTGTEPDTANRIHDMIDIMLVDGVPVPSEIRFSLKLGGEWHEVDIAVDRSRFEQLKEDITLNKTIDIGGQKFIIEKALVTPLQASVTIRKVPDSRMRANHFIQLALVDEKGRRWETKGGFGMLDEGTTTLTFQSNYFEKPQHLRLVADGLLLSPKGQKFVINTETRETLETPDDRIQLANVQVTASGIKLSIEAKRLSEPEQGYGYWLLNYKALFHDATGAEFMLKDSDGIQSSSRGNADGSGGTYEAYYTIPDKPYKQPLTFELYQYPGYVEQPVNVVIK; from the coding sequence GTGCAGCAAGGACGACAACAGCTAAAGCGAAGAAAAAGAAGCAGACTGACTCTGCAGATGGCGGCAGCGGCAGCCTGTGTATTGGTTCTTCTTACTGCTTGTATCCGGGTATCCCCTGCTTTTGCGGAGCTTGTGCGCGAGATACCGGGTTTGAATGGGGTAGTTGAGTTGATCAAAGGGGATTCCACGCTGACAAGCGCGATGAACCATGAATTTATTCAGCCGGTCAATCAATCACAAAGCAAGAATGGATATACCTTTAAGGTAGACGGCATTATGGCCGACCAGCAGCGGATTGTCATTTTTTATACAGCGGAGGGGCCCGAGGTTAGTAAAGGTGCTAATAGCACGGAATACAAAATCGCGGATGGTAATGGGGATCCATTAGAAGCTATGATTGGAAGCAATTATTACAGTATCGGAAAGACGGGGACGGAGCCGGATACTGCGAATCGTATCCATGACATGATTGACATTATGTTGGTTGACGGTGTTCCTGTGCCGAGTGAAATCCGGTTTAGCCTAAAGCTCGGCGGTGAATGGCATGAGGTAGATATTGCAGTGGATCGTAGCCGTTTTGAGCAATTAAAGGAAGATATCACTTTAAATAAAACCATCGATATAGGCGGGCAAAAATTCATCATTGAGAAAGCGCTTGTTACGCCATTACAAGCATCTGTAACGATTCGAAAAGTACCGGATTCACGGATGCGCGCCAATCATTTTATTCAATTAGCTCTCGTGGATGAGAAAGGGCGCCGTTGGGAGACAAAAGGCGGTTTCGGGATGCTGGACGAGGGTACAACAACGCTCACATTCCAGAGCAATTACTTTGAAAAGCCGCAGCATCTTCGCCTCGTAGCGGATGGACTGCTTCTATCACCAAAAGGACAGAAGTTTGTTATTAATACAGAAACGAGAGAAACATTGGAGACGCCGGATGACCGAATCCAATTGGCCAACGTACAGGTAACCGCGTCAGGGATCAAATTATCAATTGAAGCAAAGCGCTTGAGTGAGCCGGAACAGGGGTATGGTTATTGGCTGCTTAATTACAAGGCGTTATTTCATGATGCAACGGGAGCGGAGTTTATGCTAAAAGACAGTGATGGCATACAAAGCAGCTCAAGAGGTAATGCAGATGGCTCAGGAGGAACATACGAAGCTTACTACACTATTCCCGACAAACCGTATAAACAGCCGTTAACTTTTGAACTGTATCAATACCCGGGATATGTCGAACAACCCGTGAACGTGGTTATAAAATGA
- a CDS encoding PucR family transcriptional regulator: MSTTDWLNPLQHILNCQVRFITFSLSDWKGLVQQADTSWAYDDNRDKISEGNRAANNGRTWIVVKVSGNVVETLEIDGELKQAEAELITWTLQWNQAQQQSPKPSTLSESESFALKLSEWIQQQLESEEPSYSIPDHLTAGGKLFAEMIPFLLVTEYTNGKQASYPELEKLLRSFLAEDILLIPLKNQEWLIWGPVSLLKEADSEFMDDEDEETVEDSLTSICHGLHEMLASEWIGECHLAVAHPVCPAKGIVETTVLLRETINLGRKFHVGTSIHLPWMLQLERLLNAIPEVQRSRYLEHALKRTELFVEAEMLATLETFFSLDCNVSETAKKLYIHRNTLLYRLDKLKQETGLDVRQFRDAVLVKIILLLYKVTKRN, encoded by the coding sequence ATGAGCACGACAGATTGGTTAAACCCGCTGCAGCACATTTTGAACTGTCAGGTTCGGTTCATTACGTTCTCATTATCGGATTGGAAGGGCCTTGTGCAGCAAGCAGATACAAGCTGGGCTTACGACGATAACCGCGATAAGATTTCGGAGGGAAATCGCGCAGCGAATAACGGGAGGACATGGATTGTTGTAAAAGTGTCGGGCAATGTGGTGGAAACACTCGAAATCGACGGGGAACTGAAGCAGGCGGAGGCGGAGTTAATTACTTGGACCCTGCAATGGAATCAGGCTCAGCAGCAGTCTCCAAAGCCGAGTACCCTCTCCGAGAGCGAGTCATTCGCCTTAAAGCTTAGCGAGTGGATTCAGCAGCAGCTTGAATCGGAGGAACCTTCTTATTCCATTCCCGACCATCTGACGGCCGGCGGCAAGCTGTTCGCAGAGATGATTCCTTTCCTATTAGTAACGGAATACACAAACGGCAAGCAGGCATCCTATCCGGAGCTTGAGAAGCTTCTGCGCTCATTCCTTGCCGAGGATATTCTGCTTATCCCGTTAAAGAATCAAGAATGGCTGATTTGGGGACCTGTCTCCCTGTTAAAAGAAGCCGACAGCGAATTTATGGATGATGAAGACGAGGAAACGGTTGAGGACAGTTTGACTTCCATCTGTCATGGCTTGCATGAGATGCTGGCGAGTGAATGGATCGGCGAATGCCATCTTGCCGTCGCTCATCCGGTATGTCCGGCCAAAGGAATTGTGGAGACGACCGTACTGCTTCGGGAGACGATTAACCTTGGCCGCAAGTTCCATGTAGGGACAAGCATTCATCTACCGTGGATGCTGCAGCTGGAGAGACTGCTTAACGCTATTCCGGAAGTTCAGCGCTCAAGATATCTGGAGCACGCGCTTAAACGCACGGAACTTTTTGTTGAAGCCGAGATGCTTGCAACTCTGGAGACGTTTTTCTCGCTTGACTGCAATGTGAGCGAAACCGCAAAGAAACTTTATATTCACCGGAATACGTTATTATATCGTTTAGATAAGTTGAAACAGGAAACCGGATTGGATGTCCGTCAGTTCCGAGATGCTGTTTTAGTCAAAATAATTTTACTATTGTACAAAGTTACGAAAAGGAATTAG
- the ssuE gene encoding NADPH-dependent FMN reductase, whose amino-acid sequence MMSQVVILSGSPNPGSRLAGITQYVESQLSEKGISFNHITVASLPAEDLIHARFDSPAIVEAAAIVEAADVVIIASPVYKASFTGVLKTFLDLLPQKGLTDKFVTPLFIGGTIAHLLSIDYALKPVLSSLNAKHFGSGVYAIDSQIARIDAGVGESQFELNEELKQRLDASVAEIVEELRIRKIK is encoded by the coding sequence ATGATGTCTCAAGTTGTTATTTTGTCCGGCAGCCCTAATCCCGGATCCCGTCTAGCAGGTATTACGCAATATGTTGAATCGCAGCTATCGGAAAAAGGCATCTCCTTCAACCATATTACTGTCGCATCTCTCCCGGCTGAGGACCTTATCCATGCACGGTTTGATAGCCCTGCCATTGTTGAAGCAGCTGCCATTGTTGAGGCTGCAGATGTTGTTATCATTGCAAGCCCGGTGTACAAAGCATCCTTCACCGGCGTACTCAAGACCTTCTTGGACCTGCTCCCGCAAAAAGGACTTACCGATAAATTCGTTACTCCTCTGTTCATCGGTGGAACTATTGCTCACTTGCTCTCGATCGACTATGCGCTTAAGCCAGTTCTTTCATCTCTTAATGCCAAGCATTTCGGCAGCGGCGTTTATGCCATTGACTCGCAGATCGCCCGTATTGATGCCGGCGTTGGCGAATCGCAGTTTGAACTGAATGAAGAGCTTAAACAACGCCTGGATGCTTCCGTGGCCGAGATTGTTGAAGAACTTCGTATTCGTAAAATCAAATAA
- the dnaX gene encoding DNA polymerase III subunit gamma/tau → MSHIALYRAWRPQTFQDMVGQRHIIQTLQNAIREDRVSHAYLFNGPRGTGKTTAAKVLAKAVNCERGPAEEPCNECDACRGITAGHIMDVIEIDAASNRGIDEIRDIRDKVRYAPSEVRYKVYIIDEVHMLTSEAFNALLKTLEEPPGHVIFILATTEPHKLPATIISRCQRFDFRQVSLEEQSERLFEICRDEGIEAEEDAIAYIARLSEGGMRDAISLLEQVAAFGGSRITLDGAVDVTGGMAADQFYALAEAIRDRNVAAIMPLVEGLTQAGKSADKCMENLIFYFRDLLVLKLAPQGAVTERVVDAERFRGMADAFSSERLFKMIDTLNTYQSDMKHASQPQTLFEVALMKICTIGNESAGGTGSGGGAATSSPPAASAEVQRLRQQVEILERKLEQLIQNGGAAGSGAGDGGAVRQPASQSRRPGFGGGGAAVSRSTVKLDPFVAAAGSPGTGQVRMKWNEVLHRVKEARITVHAWLVDGEPVAATDSTILVAFKNTMHRETTERPAHREIIERVMQDVFGNPFKLATCMLKEWQNAASRSGEQEGETLELQPDAIDTGEEQRPQWVEEAVKLFGEDLVVIKEDN, encoded by the coding sequence GTGAGTCATATTGCATTATATCGTGCCTGGCGTCCGCAGACGTTCCAGGATATGGTTGGACAACGGCATATTATACAAACGTTGCAAAATGCGATTCGAGAGGATCGTGTTTCGCACGCCTATTTATTTAATGGTCCTCGGGGAACGGGGAAAACAACGGCGGCAAAGGTATTGGCGAAAGCGGTTAACTGTGAACGGGGCCCTGCGGAAGAGCCTTGTAACGAATGTGATGCATGCCGCGGCATAACAGCCGGTCATATTATGGACGTTATCGAGATTGATGCGGCGTCCAACCGGGGTATTGACGAAATACGGGACATTCGCGATAAAGTCCGTTATGCCCCGTCTGAAGTTCGATATAAAGTGTATATTATTGATGAAGTCCATATGCTGACCTCCGAAGCATTTAATGCGCTCTTGAAGACGTTAGAGGAGCCGCCTGGGCATGTTATCTTTATTCTGGCGACCACGGAGCCGCATAAGCTTCCGGCTACGATTATCTCGCGGTGTCAAAGGTTCGACTTCAGGCAAGTCTCGCTGGAAGAGCAATCGGAGCGGTTGTTTGAGATTTGCCGGGATGAAGGCATTGAGGCGGAAGAGGATGCGATCGCATATATTGCCCGTCTGTCCGAGGGCGGGATGCGCGATGCGATAAGCTTGCTTGAGCAGGTTGCTGCTTTTGGGGGATCGAGAATTACCCTGGACGGTGCGGTGGATGTAACGGGAGGCATGGCCGCGGATCAGTTCTATGCGCTGGCAGAGGCAATCCGGGACCGTAATGTCGCCGCAATCATGCCGCTCGTGGAAGGGTTGACGCAAGCCGGGAAAAGCGCGGACAAATGCATGGAGAATCTGATTTTCTATTTCCGTGATCTGCTTGTGTTAAAGCTAGCCCCGCAAGGTGCTGTAACGGAGCGGGTAGTTGACGCTGAACGGTTCCGCGGAATGGCCGATGCTTTCAGCTCCGAGCGGTTATTTAAGATGATTGATACGCTTAATACCTATCAATCGGATATGAAGCATGCTTCGCAGCCGCAGACGCTGTTTGAAGTAGCCTTGATGAAAATCTGCACGATAGGTAACGAGAGTGCCGGGGGGACGGGAAGCGGCGGCGGTGCCGCGACGTCCTCCCCGCCAGCCGCATCGGCTGAAGTACAGCGTCTTCGTCAACAGGTAGAGATCCTTGAACGCAAGCTGGAGCAGCTTATACAAAATGGAGGAGCTGCCGGTTCCGGAGCGGGTGATGGCGGTGCGGTCCGACAGCCTGCCAGCCAGTCCCGCCGCCCCGGCTTTGGCGGTGGCGGTGCTGCGGTCAGCCGGTCAACCGTGAAGCTTGATCCGTTTGTCGCTGCAGCCGGCAGTCCGGGTACCGGGCAAGTTCGGATGAAGTGGAACGAAGTGCTCCACCGGGTGAAGGAAGCGAGAATAACCGTACATGCTTGGTTGGTTGACGGGGAGCCGGTAGCCGCAACGGATTCCACGATTCTTGTTGCCTTCAAGAACACGATGCACCGGGAGACAACGGAACGGCCGGCACACCGGGAGATTATCGAACGGGTAATGCAGGACGTATTCGGCAATCCGTTCAAGCTTGCAACGTGCATGCTGAAGGAATGGCAGAATGCGGCCAGCCGCTCGGGCGAGCAGGAAGGCGAAACGCTGGAATTACAGCCGGATGCGATTGACACCGGGGAGGAGCAGCGTCCACAATGGGTAGAGGAAGCTGTTAAGCTTTTTGGTGAAGACTTAGTTGTAATTAAAGAAGATAATTAA
- the recR gene encoding recombination mediator RecR, producing MFYPEPIAKLIDAFTRLPGVGPKTAARLAFHVLRMKEDDVIDFAKALVSVKRNLTYCSVCCNITDTDPCRICQDKTRDNSVICVVQESKDLVAMERTKEFQGFYHVLQGAISPIEGIGPDQIKIAELLRRLSDERVQELILATNPNIEGEATAMYISRLVKPFGIRVTRIAHGLPVGGDLEYADEVTLSKALEGRRELR from the coding sequence TTGTTTTATCCCGAACCGATAGCGAAGCTTATTGATGCCTTTACGCGGCTTCCGGGCGTTGGACCGAAGACAGCCGCACGATTGGCTTTTCATGTGCTTCGTATGAAAGAAGATGATGTCATCGATTTCGCTAAGGCGCTTGTCAGCGTTAAGCGGAATCTGACGTACTGCTCCGTCTGCTGCAATATTACCGATACCGATCCATGCCGGATTTGCCAGGATAAAACGCGCGATAACTCCGTTATTTGTGTGGTTCAGGAATCGAAGGATCTTGTGGCCATGGAACGGACGAAGGAATTTCAAGGATTTTACCACGTGCTTCAAGGTGCTATTTCCCCTATTGAGGGAATTGGGCCGGATCAGATCAAGATAGCGGAGCTGCTCCGGCGTTTGAGCGATGAGCGTGTGCAGGAGCTGATCTTGGCGACGAATCCGAATATTGAAGGCGAAGCGACCGCGATGTACATCTCGAGGCTTGTCAAACCGTTTGGAATCCGCGTAACGCGGATCGCCCACGGCTTGCCGGTTGGCGGCGATCTTGAATATGCCGATGAGGTTACCTTGTCCAAAGCGCTTGAAGGACGCAGAGAGCTGCGCTAA
- a CDS encoding pro-sigmaK processing inhibitor BofA family protein: protein MLVLSSVALVGVLVRQKISWTWLRNFSIHIVLAAAVLYVLNFSGLIPNIYIPLNPVTIGTVVVLGVPGIALIAGVQYFIV from the coding sequence ATGCTTGTCTTATCATCGGTCGCTCTGGTAGGCGTCCTTGTAAGACAAAAGATCTCGTGGACGTGGCTTCGGAATTTTTCTATCCACATTGTATTGGCTGCTGCGGTCCTGTATGTGCTAAATTTCTCCGGGCTCATTCCTAATATATATATTCCTCTAAATCCGGTTACAATAGGTACTGTTGTCGTACTTGGCGTACCCGGAATCGCACTAATCGCTGGGGTTCAGTACTTTATAGTCTGA
- a CDS encoding radical SAM protein, with amino-acid sequence MNLVYADEKGNVFDHPDYIALGRSGDMIVELMEEELIPLPRGATLVGLPHTRPVFMDPDTGDMKMLSGSYQAVGALLPQGYTRLALPSYVKTDKNEKFPLFGYTSVVWKDGGFYVAAEQSDDPYKWDPLNCDRGDVRKGVEQLTAKYPENRLYKHLSHCALGYECLTSSNTFLQRWEGGVPVSYSCNAGCFGCISEQPDDSGFVAPQTRMNFKPTVDEIVEVMLEHLKTPESIISFGQGCEGEPSTQAKIIVEAMKIVRSQTNQGYININTNAGLTDFMRAIVDAGLDLMRVSTISAIDEHYNAYYKPRAYTLANVEKSLKYATDKGVYTSINYLIFPGVTDREEEIEAMIGFAKRTGLKLIQMRNLNIDPESYLQLIPPAKGEIYGMKQMLEIFREELPDVVIGSYTHLPPAAARK; translated from the coding sequence ATGAATCTCGTATACGCGGATGAGAAAGGCAATGTTTTTGATCATCCTGACTATATTGCGCTTGGGCGCAGCGGCGATATGATCGTCGAATTAATGGAAGAAGAGCTGATCCCTCTGCCAAGGGGAGCTACGCTTGTAGGGCTGCCGCATACCCGTCCGGTCTTTATGGATCCGGATACCGGCGATATGAAAATGCTCTCCGGCAGCTATCAGGCCGTAGGCGCTTTGCTGCCGCAGGGCTATACGCGTCTGGCACTGCCAAGCTATGTGAAGACCGATAAGAATGAGAAGTTTCCGCTCTTTGGCTACACCTCTGTTGTTTGGAAGGACGGCGGTTTCTATGTAGCGGCGGAGCAAAGCGATGATCCGTACAAATGGGATCCGCTTAACTGTGACCGTGGAGATGTCCGCAAAGGGGTAGAGCAGCTGACTGCCAAATATCCGGAGAACAGGCTGTACAAGCATTTGTCGCACTGTGCGCTTGGTTATGAATGCCTGACTTCTTCCAATACGTTCCTGCAGCGCTGGGAGGGTGGCGTGCCTGTTTCCTACTCTTGTAACGCGGGATGCTTCGGATGTATTTCGGAGCAGCCGGATGACAGCGGGTTTGTTGCGCCTCAGACGCGGATGAACTTCAAGCCTACGGTGGATGAGATCGTAGAAGTGATGCTGGAGCATCTGAAAACGCCGGAGTCGATTATCAGCTTTGGCCAAGGCTGCGAAGGGGAGCCTTCAACGCAGGCCAAAATCATCGTGGAAGCGATGAAGATCGTCAGAAGCCAAACAAACCAAGGCTATATTAATATCAATACGAACGCGGGACTTACTGACTTCATGCGCGCGATTGTCGACGCGGGTCTTGACCTGATGCGCGTCAGCACGATCAGCGCTATTGATGAGCATTACAATGCTTACTACAAGCCGCGTGCTTATACGCTTGCCAATGTAGAGAAATCCTTGAAGTATGCGACCGATAAAGGGGTATATACATCCATCAACTACCTGATCTTCCCCGGGGTGACCGACCGTGAGGAAGAGATCGAGGCGATGATCGGATTTGCGAAGCGGACCGGACTTAAACTTATTCAAATGCGCAACCTGAATATTGATCCGGAGAGCTATCTGCAGCTGATTCCTCCCGCCAAAGGCGAGATTTACGGGATGAAGCAGATGCTTGAAATCTTCCGTGAAGAACTGCCTGATGTCGTTATCGGCTCGTACACGCATCTTCCGCCGGCAGCTGCACGCAAGTAG
- a CDS encoding DUF2508 family protein: MANLWREIKQPNESKHTGGLDMTKTQFQPVPEPDTAEWREHLRAEIDEAHKEWTNANRFFNVAVGEDQIDYAIYALITAEKRYEMLIRIAKRTCKVWPEWRGALQ, encoded by the coding sequence GTGGCGAACTTATGGCGGGAAATAAAGCAGCCGAATGAAAGCAAGCATACGGGTGGATTAGATATGACGAAGACTCAGTTTCAACCCGTACCGGAACCGGATACGGCAGAATGGAGAGAACATCTGCGGGCGGAAATTGACGAAGCGCACAAGGAATGGACGAATGCGAACCGGTTTTTCAACGTTGCCGTTGGCGAAGATCAAATCGATTATGCTATCTATGCACTGATCACGGCGGAAAAGCGGTACGAGATGCTAATCCGGATTGCCAAGCGGACGTGCAAGGTATGGCCGGAATGGAGAGGGGCGTTACAATGA
- a CDS encoding MraY family glycosyltransferase: MTYWLAVGMSAVLTIVFVPVMQKIALKYGIVDRPNWRKIHNRPIPLMGGAALYVACVATIIAFQGITPLSLSIMVGGALLVCIGLMDDASKSKGRDFPIWPRVVIYLGVSMIPLFFGIHMDGIMNPANGHFVGFPVWFDALGTIIWIFALINMINFIDGVDGLASGVCTLSSMTLFVTALIKGQGDIGVTAIIIGGACIGFLIYNFHPARIFMGDAGATFLGYTLAVIAIDGAFKKATFITILVPLLALGLPILDTVIVMLRRLATGKGLHQADKLHTHHALMRWGLTQVQTVSFMYLIAALFSLLSILLLVMKG; this comes from the coding sequence ATGACGTACTGGCTGGCTGTGGGTATGAGCGCTGTTCTGACGATTGTATTTGTACCCGTTATGCAAAAGATAGCACTTAAATACGGAATTGTAGATCGGCCAAACTGGCGTAAAATTCATAATCGCCCTATACCTCTAATGGGCGGAGCCGCATTGTATGTGGCATGCGTGGCTACGATTATTGCTTTTCAGGGTATAACGCCACTGAGTTTAAGCATTATGGTCGGCGGGGCACTGCTTGTATGTATCGGACTTATGGACGATGCCTCCAAGTCGAAAGGAAGGGATTTTCCGATCTGGCCTAGGGTCGTTATTTATTTGGGCGTTTCGATGATTCCGCTGTTTTTCGGCATACATATGGACGGCATCATGAATCCGGCTAATGGCCATTTTGTCGGCTTCCCGGTCTGGTTCGATGCGCTTGGCACGATCATTTGGATATTTGCCCTTATTAATATGATCAATTTCATTGATGGGGTAGATGGACTTGCCTCCGGAGTATGCACGCTTTCCTCCATGACTTTGTTTGTTACCGCCCTCATTAAAGGACAAGGGGACATAGGTGTAACAGCTATCATTATCGGTGGCGCCTGTATCGGCTTCCTGATCTATAACTTCCATCCCGCGAGGATTTTTATGGGGGATGCCGGAGCAACGTTCCTGGGCTATACTCTCGCCGTAATTGCAATCGATGGCGCATTTAAAAAGGCGACCTTTATTACGATTCTCGTTCCGTTGCTTGCTTTAGGCCTGCCTATTTTGGACACGGTAATCGTAATGCTCCGCAGGCTCGCTACCGGTAAGGGGCTGCATCAGGCAGATAAGCTCCATACCCACCATGCCTTGATGCGCTGGGGGCTGACACAGGTGCAGACCGTCTCCTTTATGTATTTGATTGCGGCGCTCTTCTCCTTGCTCTCGATCCTGCTGCTCGTAATGAAAGGCTGA
- a CDS encoding ABC transporter ATP-binding protein, giving the protein MAGVRLEGIYKKYPGSDKASVTDVNLDIKDKEFLVLVGPSGCGKSTTLRMIAGLEEISEGKLYIGDRVVNDVAPKDRDIAMVFQSYALYPHMNVYQNMAFGLKLRKFKKADIDKRVREAAKILDIEHLLDRKPKALSGGQRQRVALGRAIVREPQVFLMDEPLSNLDAKLRGQMRAEISKLTKRLETTTIYVTHDQIEAMTMGDRIVVMKDGFIQQTASPEELYNHPVNIFVAGFIGAPSMNFITGTLTDQGGTLKFKTTGVDVVVPEGKAATLRSKGYIGKEVVLGIRPEDLHEEPVFLEASANTIVNANVEVAENLGHEMYLYLNGIGSDTVIARVDGRSTLRDGSSVKLALDMNKVHMFDKESELNIFEN; this is encoded by the coding sequence ATGGCAGGCGTACGTTTAGAAGGCATTTACAAAAAATACCCGGGTTCCGACAAAGCTTCGGTAACTGATGTTAACCTTGACATTAAGGACAAAGAGTTTTTGGTACTGGTAGGACCTTCCGGCTGTGGTAAATCGACAACTCTTCGTATGATCGCAGGTCTTGAAGAAATCTCCGAAGGTAAGCTGTACATCGGCGACCGCGTCGTAAACGACGTAGCACCGAAAGACCGCGACATCGCGATGGTATTCCAATCCTACGCGTTGTATCCGCACATGAACGTTTATCAAAACATGGCGTTCGGTCTTAAACTTCGTAAATTCAAAAAAGCAGACATCGACAAACGCGTTCGTGAAGCTGCTAAAATTCTTGATATCGAGCATTTGCTGGATCGTAAACCAAAAGCTCTCTCCGGCGGTCAACGTCAACGTGTAGCTTTGGGACGCGCTATCGTTCGTGAACCACAAGTATTCTTGATGGACGAACCACTCTCCAACTTGGACGCTAAACTTCGCGGTCAAATGCGTGCTGAGATCAGCAAGCTGACTAAACGTCTTGAAACAACTACAATCTATGTAACGCATGACCAGATCGAAGCAATGACAATGGGTGACCGTATCGTTGTTATGAAAGACGGTTTCATTCAACAAACAGCTTCTCCTGAAGAGCTGTACAACCACCCTGTAAACATCTTCGTAGCTGGCTTCATCGGCGCTCCTTCGATGAACTTCATCACAGGTACGCTGACTGATCAAGGCGGTACACTGAAATTCAAAACAACTGGCGTTGACGTTGTTGTGCCTGAAGGCAAAGCAGCTACTCTTCGTTCCAAAGGTTATATCGGCAAAGAAGTAGTCTTGGGCATTCGTCCAGAAGATCTTCACGAAGAGCCAGTGTTCCTGGAAGCTTCCGCTAACACAATCGTTAATGCTAACGTTGAGGTAGCTGAAAACCTGGGTCACGAAATGTACCTGTACCTGAACGGTATCGGTTCCGACACAGTAATCGCTCGCGTTGACGGTCGTTCGACACTGCGTGACGGTTCCAGCGTTAAGCTTGCTCTGGACATGAACAAAGTTCATATGTTCGACAAAGAGTCCGAGCTGAACATTTTCGAGAACTAA
- a CDS encoding sigma-70 family RNA polymerase sigma factor, whose product MDRDEYAAAAIKGDDDALIARIQMDQNRLYGIAYSYMRNETDALEAIQETTVRVWNKRRSLRDPKVFTTWVTRILIRVCLDERKKQLRERPLRNELLERDAQTANEHGIDRMDMAVQLKKLPSKYRMVIVLKYYRDMTITEIAELLEKPDGTIRTWLHQALKQLRTNNTYGKEGMKVEWE is encoded by the coding sequence ATGGACAGAGATGAGTATGCGGCGGCAGCTATAAAAGGGGACGACGATGCGCTTATTGCGCGTATTCAGATGGATCAGAACCGCCTCTATGGTATTGCTTATTCTTATATGCGTAATGAGACCGATGCACTCGAGGCCATCCAGGAAACCACCGTCCGGGTATGGAACAAACGCCGTTCCTTACGGGACCCAAAGGTTTTTACGACCTGGGTTACAAGGATTCTTATCCGAGTGTGTCTCGATGAGCGTAAAAAGCAGCTTCGAGAGCGCCCTCTACGCAACGAGCTTTTGGAAAGAGATGCTCAAACTGCTAACGAGCATGGTATTGATCGAATGGATATGGCTGTTCAGTTGAAAAAGCTGCCTTCCAAATACCGAATGGTCATTGTGCTGAAGTACTACCGGGATATGACGATTACGGAGATTGCCGAATTGCTGGAGAAGCCGGACGGAACGATTCGGACATGGCTTCATCAAGCGCTGAAGCAATTAAGGACGAATAACACATACGGAAAGGAGGGGATGAAGGTTGAGTGGGAATAA